The following proteins are co-located in the Gorilla gorilla gorilla isolate KB3781 chromosome 7, NHGRI_mGorGor1-v2.1_pri, whole genome shotgun sequence genome:
- the TTI2 gene encoding TELO2-interacting protein 2 isoform X2 translates to MELDSALEAPSQEDSSLSGELSHSALGQAFSKILHCLARPEARRGNVKDVVLKDLGDLIEATEFDRLFEGTGARLRGMPETLGQVAKALEKYAAPSKEEEGGGDGHSEAAEKAAQVGLLFLKLLGKVETAKNSLVGPAWQTGLHHLAGPVYIFAITHSLEQPWTTPRSREVAREVLTSLLQVTECGSVAGFLHGENADEKGRFSVILGLLKPDLNKKSWKNNPAIKHVFSWTLQQVTRPWLSQHLERVLPASLVISDDYQTENKILGVHCLHHIVLNVPAADLLQYNRAQVLYHAISNHLYTPEHHLIQAVLLCLLDLFPILEKTLHWKGDGARPTTHCDEVLRLILTHMEPEHRLLLRRTYARNLPAFVNRLGILTVRHLKRLERVIIGYLEVYDGPEEEARLKILETLKLLMQHTWPRVSCRLVVLLKALLKLICDVARDPNLTPESVKSALLQEATDCLILLDRCSQGRVKGLLAKIPQSCEDRKVVNCIRKVQQVSEGAPYDGT, encoded by the exons ATGGAGCTTGACAGCGCTCTGGAAGCCCCATCGCAGGAAGACTCTTCTTTGTCCGGGGAGTTGTCTCACTCCGCCCTTGGACAGGCCTTCTCCAAGATTTTACACTGTCTTGCCCGCCCGGAGGCACGACGAGGCAACGTAAAAGATGTAGTTCTTAAAGACCTCGGTGATCTAATAGAAGCCACAGAATTTGATAGGTTATTTGAGGGGACTGGTGCACGGCTCCGCGGAATGCCGGAGACACTGGGGCAGGTAGCAAAAGCCCTGGAGAAGTATGCAGCCCCCTCCAAGGAGGAGGAAGGTGGAGGTGATGGGCACTCCGAAGCGGCCGAGAAAGCAGCCCAAGTTGGGTTACTGTTTCTTAAGCTGTTAGGGAAAGTTGAGACTGCTAAGAATTCCCTGGTCGGCCCTGCATGGCAGACGGGCCTGCATCACTTGGCAGGACCCGTTTATATTTTTGCCATCACACACAGCTTGGAGCAACCATGGACTACTCCGAGATCTCGGGAAGTTGCTAGAGAGGTGCTCACCTCACTGCTTCAAGTTACTGAATGCGGTTCTGTGGCAGGATTCCTACATGGAGAAAATGCAGATGAGAAAGGGAGATTTTCGGTGATACTAGGGCTTCTCAAACCCGACTTGAATAA GAAATCCTGGAAGAATAACCCTGCCATCAAACATGTTTTCTCATGGACTCTGCAACAGGTCACTCGGCCCTGGCTGAGCCAGCATCTGGAAAGGGTACTTCCCGCATCATTGGTCATTTCAGATGATTATCAGACTGAGAACAAAATCCTGGGTGTACACTGTCTCCATCACATTGTGCTTAATGTG CCAGCTGCTGATTTGCTCCAGTATAACAGAGCCCAGGTCCTATACCATGCCATTTCCAACCACCTGTACACGCCAGAGCACCACCTCATTCAG GCTGTGCTCCTGTGTCTGCTGGATTTATTCCCCATCCTGGAGAAAACCCTGCACTGGAAAGGAGATGGAGCTCGACCCACCACCCATTGTGATGAGGTCCTGCGGCTGATCCTGACCCACATGGAGCCAGAGCACCGCCTCCTTTTACGCAGGACCTACGCAAGAAACCTGCCGGCTTTCGTGAACAG GTTGGGGATCCTAACTGTCCGGCACTTAAAGAGGCTGGAGAGAGTCATCATTGGTTATCTGGAGGTTTATGATGGACCTGAGGAGGAAGCTAGACTGAAGATACTGGAAACCCTAAAACTTCTCATGCAACATACTTGGCCCAG AGTTTCCTGCAGACTTGTGGTCTTACTGAAGGCCCTcttgaaactgatttgtgatgtagCAAGGGATCCAAACCTTACACCTGAGTCTGTTAAGAGCGCCCTGCTACAGGAGGCCACAGACTGCCTGATTCTCCTGGACCGCTGTTCTCAAGGACGGGTAAAG GGTCTCCTGGCCAAAATTCCCCAAAGCTGTGAAGACAGAAAAGTGGTGAACTGTATCAGAAAAGTGCAGCAGGTTTCTGAAGGCGCACCCTACGATGGAACTTAA
- the LOC129524016 gene encoding thymosin beta-4-like, giving the protein MSDKSNMDEIEKFNKSKLKKTEMQEKNPQPSKEWIEQEKQAVTQSWNITVTVYRINGTHQRPSWRPKGAHSL; this is encoded by the exons ATGTCTGACAAGTCCAATATGGATGAGATAGAGAAATTCAATAAGTCGAAACTGAAGAAGACAGAAATGCAAGAGAAAAATCCACAGCCTTCCAAGGAATGGATTGAACAGGAGAAGCAAGCAG TTACACAATCCTGGAACATCACTGTCACTGTGTACCGCATAAATGGCACTCATCAGAGGCCCAGCTGGCGACCTAAAGGAGCCCACAGTCTTTAG
- the TTI2 gene encoding TELO2-interacting protein 2 isoform X1 translates to MELDSALEAPSQEDSSLSGELSHSALGQAFSKILHCLARPEARRGNVKDVVLKDLGDLIEATEFDRLFEGTGARLRGMPETLGQVAKALEKYAAPSKEEEGGGDGHSEAAEKAAQVGLLFLKLLGKVETAKNSLVGPAWQTGLHHLAGPVYIFAITHSLEQPWTTPRSREVAREVLTSLLQVTECGSVAGFLHGENADEKGRFSVILGLLKPDLNKKSWKNNPAIKHVFSWTLQQVTRPWLSQHLERVLPASLVISDDYQTENKILGVHCLHHIVLNVAVLLCLLDLFPILEKTLHWKGDGARPTTHCDEVLRLILTHMEPEHRLLLRRTYARNLPAFVNRLGILTVRHLKRLERVIIGYLEVYDGPEEEARLKILETLKLLMQHTWPRVSCRLVVLLKALLKLICDVARDPNLTPESVKSALLQEATDCLILLDRCSQGRVKGLLAKIPQSCEDRKVVNCIRKVQQVSEGAPYDGT, encoded by the exons ATGGAGCTTGACAGCGCTCTGGAAGCCCCATCGCAGGAAGACTCTTCTTTGTCCGGGGAGTTGTCTCACTCCGCCCTTGGACAGGCCTTCTCCAAGATTTTACACTGTCTTGCCCGCCCGGAGGCACGACGAGGCAACGTAAAAGATGTAGTTCTTAAAGACCTCGGTGATCTAATAGAAGCCACAGAATTTGATAGGTTATTTGAGGGGACTGGTGCACGGCTCCGCGGAATGCCGGAGACACTGGGGCAGGTAGCAAAAGCCCTGGAGAAGTATGCAGCCCCCTCCAAGGAGGAGGAAGGTGGAGGTGATGGGCACTCCGAAGCGGCCGAGAAAGCAGCCCAAGTTGGGTTACTGTTTCTTAAGCTGTTAGGGAAAGTTGAGACTGCTAAGAATTCCCTGGTCGGCCCTGCATGGCAGACGGGCCTGCATCACTTGGCAGGACCCGTTTATATTTTTGCCATCACACACAGCTTGGAGCAACCATGGACTACTCCGAGATCTCGGGAAGTTGCTAGAGAGGTGCTCACCTCACTGCTTCAAGTTACTGAATGCGGTTCTGTGGCAGGATTCCTACATGGAGAAAATGCAGATGAGAAAGGGAGATTTTCGGTGATACTAGGGCTTCTCAAACCCGACTTGAATAA GAAATCCTGGAAGAATAACCCTGCCATCAAACATGTTTTCTCATGGACTCTGCAACAGGTCACTCGGCCCTGGCTGAGCCAGCATCTGGAAAGGGTACTTCCCGCATCATTGGTCATTTCAGATGATTATCAGACTGAGAACAAAATCCTGGGTGTACACTGTCTCCATCACATTGTGCTTAATGTG GCTGTGCTCCTGTGTCTGCTGGATTTATTCCCCATCCTGGAGAAAACCCTGCACTGGAAAGGAGATGGAGCTCGACCCACCACCCATTGTGATGAGGTCCTGCGGCTGATCCTGACCCACATGGAGCCAGAGCACCGCCTCCTTTTACGCAGGACCTACGCAAGAAACCTGCCGGCTTTCGTGAACAG GTTGGGGATCCTAACTGTCCGGCACTTAAAGAGGCTGGAGAGAGTCATCATTGGTTATCTGGAGGTTTATGATGGACCTGAGGAGGAAGCTAGACTGAAGATACTGGAAACCCTAAAACTTCTCATGCAACATACTTGGCCCAG AGTTTCCTGCAGACTTGTGGTCTTACTGAAGGCCCTcttgaaactgatttgtgatgtagCAAGGGATCCAAACCTTACACCTGAGTCTGTTAAGAGCGCCCTGCTACAGGAGGCCACAGACTGCCTGATTCTCCTGGACCGCTGTTCTCAAGGACGGGTAAAG GGTCTCCTGGCCAAAATTCCCCAAAGCTGTGAAGACAGAAAAGTGGTGAACTGTATCAGAAAAGTGCAGCAGGTTTCTGAAGGCGCACCCTACGATGGAACTTAA